The region AGCACAATCTTGACGGCGTTGACTTTGACTGGGAGTATCCGGGCGCCACTGATATTCCCGGTGTCCCGGGTGGCCAGGGGGAGACGGACAACTACCTTGGATTTTTGAAAGTcatgaaggagaagctgggagACAGGTCCTTGTCTATTGCATTGCCAGCATCATACTGGTATCTCAAGCCGTTCCCCgttgagaagatggcgaagtACCTCGACTACTTCATTTACATGACATATGACCTGCACGGCCAATGGGGTATGGCTCCTCTTCATTAACGATCTTTACTATTTACTAATCGCTGCTATGATACAGACTACGGCAATCAATACTCGAACCCTGGGTGCCCCGGCGGAAACTGCCTTCGCTCCCACGTCAACAAGACCGAAACGCACAATGCCCTAGCGATGATCACCAAAGCCAACGTACCAGCTAGCCAGGTCGTCGTGGGTGTTTCAAGTTATGGTCGTAGTTTCGGCATGGCAGACCCCAGCTGCACCGGGTCAATGTGCAAATTTACCGGCTCCTTTACTAAGTCCACAGCACAGCCTGGCGATTGCACCAATACCGGCGGGTATATTTCCAACGCAGAGCTCCTTCTCCTAAGTGATAACGCAATACTCGGATATGATGGGTACCACGCTAAATCATGGCATGATGACAAGTCAGACTCGGATATCATGGTTTACGGCAAGGATGAAGACGCGCATAGCTGGGTGGCGTACATGAGCGACAATACTAAAGCCGGCCGCATCGAGTGGGTTAAAAACCTCAATTTCGGCGGTGTTTCTGACTGGGCTATCGACCTGGGCGATTGGTATAATGGCGTGGATCCGGATGACGAGGACTCAACTGCCTTGTTGGCAGGTGGTAGGACTTTCGACGGTTGCTCATCGGACGATTGGCCGGATACCCTTGACGAACTGAATGACAATCTGGACAAGATTGCCGTGGAGTGTCAGACTCAGGCCGTCGTCCACGTGCTGCTCCTTCAGGTCAATGAAGCAGTAAAAAGCTATCAAGAGGTTTCTTCCGGTGACTATGATGACAAGGTACCGTACATTACTACCCCGTTAAACGTTTACCCGGCAGTGACTGACATGCATCTAGTTTAAATACTACGCTAAATGGGTCAAAGACGGAATAAACGAGTCTCTAGACAGATTCATGCACGGGAATGGCTCCAAATACATGGACTGCGAGTGGTGGGGCGCTGGCCCATCCGGCTCTGGGCCATGCACCGAAAGGAGGCGCGGGTCAGACAGCGGAGTGCAGTATGTGACATGGAAGATGCGCGAGGAGGACAAGTTCTACAAGGCTCTGAATGAAGAATACGGCATCCAGAAGGACTGGATTAAATGGGTGGATTCGGACGAGAAGCTACAGCCCTGCACTTGCCCAAACGGTGGCAAAGATTGTCTCATGTGCAAGCCTCATCATAATAAATTCGGCGAGCTGAACTACAATTATCCTCGGcgcaaggatgaggatgagatcgATGTACCGAACCCCAAGAGTGTCATCGATGCGTCCGTCCCGAATATCACCTCCCTCTCGAACACGATGCTGTCCAGCTACTTCGATATGCGTACGTTCACTCTCGACGCAGACTACGGGGATGTCGCAACCTCATTCAGTATGCCGGTCTTTATGCTGGAGGAAGCAACAGAGCAAATGGAGGCAATAAAGAAAATCGGTGCCGAAGTCAaagaggccgagaagaaggagcTCATCATGGGCATTCTCACGATCGTCTTCATGGTCATCCCGTTCGCTGGCGAGGCAACCGCCGCCTTGGGTGGTGCAGCTGCAATTGCACGCATTGGATTTATTATTGGCGAGGCCGGGAACGCGGCCCTTACCATTGCAGATATCGTTGACGACCCGTCGTCTGCTCCATTGGCGATTGCTGGCTTGCTTATTGGGGCGGGAGCTGCTGGAcggccgacgaggaagatCTTCAAGGAGGCTGCTGATGCACGTAGGGGGATGCCCGCTGGTACATTGAAGCTTTTCAGTCAGTCGTTCCAGCGTAAGGATGGTATTGTGCAAAACATTGTTAGAAAGTGTGCTGCCTAAGAGGTGGACTCGGTGTAAGGTTCTTGCCATTATGACATATAGTTCTGTATGATCGATCACAGGCATCTATACCATCACGCTATTGATTGATGCATTTCAGTTCAATTCAGGTTATTTTAATCATCAAAGCCGGATAGCATAATCTACCGGTGGTGGTTAAATATACTTGTTGCTGCGCAGCTGGGAGGATCTAGGATGTCAACACTAATTATATCGGTTAAGTCGTGAGCTTCACCTCTTCTATAGCTATCCAAATGAGAAGACAAGCACTTTTCAAGTTGACTATAGTCTTTCCACGGAGACACTGCAAACTTGATATTCTGCTTCCGCGGCGGGTCCCTCACATATTGACGTAGCTTGACATGCCGGTCCACTGCTGATCAGGCTGCGACACTTCATGCAAGGCCGTTAATCTTATACGCTACCTACCTACCGTCATTGAAATAATCGTCCAGCGCGAACCATCTAACTCAAGGAGGCAAGCTCAACCTGGTCAATCCTTTCTGAATAGACCATCAGTCCGGCCGAACAACCTCGCATTGGCTATGTATCAGGCAAATACGCCTTCGCGATCGCCGAGTCCAGACATGACACTCACAACAAGCACGATAAGAAAAAAACCggagtatataaataaaaactgGAGCCGCGCGAATAACCGCACCGGAGCCCTCTCGGCTGTTCTCGGACCGCGCCACAACTCCGAAGTCTCACCAGCCACATTCCCGAACTTAACCGAGAATATTCTACAACGACAGCCTCTGATTGGCCGGGTTACACAAGCTGGTGTGGCTGCGTCGACCGGTCGATGTGCTCCGTGCGGAAAAGAATGGAGATGTCGGTATTCTCTGTTGCGCGATGAGGACCCATCTGGTGGCTCGGTGGGCTTGCGATTCCGGGACTCGAGTCAAGATAGGACGATGGGGAGAGAAAAATTTGCATGCCATTGACTGGTATATCAGGGGGTGGCGCCCTGCTCTCGTAGAAAGTAGGCCATAAATTTATTACAACTGTACACCGGATCCAGGCACATAGGATTCTCGGCAAACCAGAACCACGGGACGATGGACAAGGAACTCGCCGTGACACGgaccgatgccgatgccgatatTCACACTCCCACGGCCAACGAGGCTTACTCCGATGAtaccgagaccgagaccgatatcgacatcgacaccgaCAGTCACACCCTTGACCACCCCAATTCGCTGGAATTGTCGCGCATAGAAACAtaccggctgcagcagaagacAACGGTTGGGTCGACGAGGGGCCCCCAGCCGCGAGAGACATGGCTGCCCATGGGTGCCGGGAAGGAATATCCTCCTTTATTGCCTGATCCAGGGGTATTTGTAGTAGAGTACGATAGCGCAGGAGACCCAATGCATCCGTATAATTGGAGTTTGACTAGACGGTTCGTTCtctggacttggacttggccGTGGCTGGGCCTGGCTAACGAGTTCTACAGGATCCTGCTCGTAACCATTCTGTCGTACAGCACATTCGCCAACTCCTTCACAAGCGCCGTGTTCTCCGCCGCAATTGGAGCCGTCAGTTCAGAGTTCCATATCAGTCGAGAAGCGGCATCGCTCGGCGTGACACTCTTCGTACTCGGTTTCGCCGCAGGCCCTATCGCCTGGGCACCCATGTCCGAAGTCATCGGCCGGCGCTGGCCAGTCTGCATCGGCGCCTTCGGATGCGGCGTCTTCACTATCGCATGCGCAACAGCCAAAGACGTGCAAACGATCATGCTCACCCGGTTCTTCGCCGGCCTATTCGCAGCAGGTCCCTTATCCGTCGTGCCCGCCGTCTTCGCGGACCTATTCGCGCCCGCGCAGCGCGGAATCGTCATGTCGCTTTTCTGCATGGCCGTCTTTATCGGGCCCTTTGCTGCGCCGTTTGTCGGCGGGTTCGTTGCCATGACGCTTGGATGGCGGTGGATCATGTATATCTCGGCCATTATGGTGTTTCTCGGGTTCGTGCTGGTGGCgctgtggatggaggagacTTATGCACCGGTGATTCTGGTCCACAAGGCGGCTGTCCTGCGCCGGCAGACGCATAACTGGGGTATCCACGCGAAGCAGGatgaggtggaggtggcatTTGTTGAGCTCGTGCGGAATAATTTCATGCGGCCGCTGCGTATGCTCGTGACAGAGCCGATTCTGCTGCTTGTCTCGCTTTATATCTCGTTTGTGTACGGGCTGATGTATGCCCTGCTTGGTGCGTACCCGGTTGTCTTCCAGGAGGTTTACGGTATGAATATGGGTGTTGCCGGGCTGGCGTTCATTGGGCTTATTATCGGTGAGCTGCTTGGGGGGGTATACATCCTTCTTTTGCAGAGCGGGTACGTACGCAAGCTCGAGGCGAATGATAACCAGCCCGTTCCGGAGTGGCGTCTGTCTCCGGCTATTGTTGGATCTGTGGCGTTTTCATCTGGGCTTTTCTGGTTTGGGTGGTGTGGATATAGACCTGATATCCACTGGATGGCACCGGTTGCGTCGGGGCTGTTGACGGGGTTCGGCATCTTTTGTATTTTCTTGCAGTGCTTCAACTATATCGTTGACTGCTATCCTACACTGTAAGTCACTGCTCTACTGTCGAGCCGTCAGCTACGCTCTACTGTCAAACACTGAACTAACGATCGCAGAGCCGCGTCAACGATCGCCGCAAACACAATTCTCCGCTCGGGGGTAGGATGCGCGTTTCCCCTGTTCTCTCGACAGATGATGGAGAACCTGGGAGTGCAGTGGGCCGGGACTTTGCTAGGGTGTATCAGTGCAGCGATGATCCCGATTCCTGTGCTGTTCCGGATGTACGGGCCGTGGCTGCGGCGGAAGAGCACGCTGGCCTGTGCTTCGTATACTAAAGGAACTAAAGGAGAGGTTTGACTGTCAGTGTCTTGAGACCTGGGTTGAATCCTTACGAATTATGACTGCATGTATGTTAGCATTGATAGACTTGGAGTAGAATATACACTTGATTAATGATGCATCTTTACCGAGCTACTGGATAAATTCTACCGGCTATGTTTTGCTGTCTCGGGATATTGTAATAAAAGAAGCAAGGAGTAAGGACAAATTATCCGAGATGGCGTCAACAGGAGCGGCATCACGCCTTCAGCAGCGAATCGAGCAGCGGTGTCTGAACGGCCAGGCCAGCCGAGAAGCAGGCGAGATAAGCTCATTAAATCAGCCACTGCCCAGTGCCAACTCTTACCCACCGTGTTGACGCCGTATCCGCCTGCACTTCCTCCAGGGGTGAGCCCTAAGCACTAAGCAGCACTTATCCAGCCAGTATCCAGCCAAGACGGTGGCGTCGCACCAACACGGCGTCCTGCCCGCGATTGGATCGCACTCTTTCGCGTGGCTGACTCTTGACTGTCACGTCGCGATCCATCTCTCCACCGTGAATGCCAGCGCGCGCTGTGATTGCCTGGTGGTTGGACCCCATTCGCTTCCCCAGACTCGATCGTGATGGTGTTATGGCCTGCGAATCACCACTGCGCATCCCAAATTAACTGGACAAACAGACAGGACGGATCTGCCGACGCAAGGACCTTGCCCAAGCCATGATCGTGCCATTTAATGCTGTTGCTCGCTCTGTCGCAGTCTGGGCAGTGGTTCCCCGCACAGCCAGCGTATTAACATATTAACTTAAACAGCCCCCTTCGCTGACTCTGTCTTCCTGTCGATTCCATATTGTCACTTCGCATTCTACCACCGCCATGGGCAAGCAGCTCGGTCGCCTGCGGGCGGTCTTCCTGGTCTCCGTCTGCTGCGTCGGGTCGTTCCTCTTCGCGTACGACACCGGCATCATCGGCGGAATCCTGACTCTGGACTCGTTCATGGACTCGTTCCGATACGGCGAGGATACAAGGGCTGACATTAATTCAAACTCCAACAGTCTTTTGCAGGCGGGGGGTATGCGCTCCTTTATTTGTACTCTCGTCTCCTCGCTGACCTgctccagccttcttctcgtgcttcttcgtctggccGTTTACCAAGCGATTCGGTCGCCGATGGTCTATTGCCCTAGCTTCGTTGATTTTTTGTGTTGGCGGTATTATCCAGGTTGCTCCGACTCACTCGATTGGGGCCTTCTATGCTGCGCGTGTGATTAGTGGCATCGGTGTCGGAATGGCCACGGTGATGGTGCCCATGTAcaggtatttatttatttgtttttttaATTCGTCTTGCTAATAATTCAGCGCCGAAATGAGCCCCAAAGAAATCCGCGGCCAGCTAGGCAGTCTGTTCCAgttcttcttcaccctcgGCGTCATGACCTCGTACTGGATCGACTACGCCGTCGAGAAACACGTCGAGCCGTCCGACCGGCAGTGGCAGATCCCCATCGGGCTGCAGCTGGTCCCCGCCGGCATCCTGGGCGTCGGCatgctgttcctgaaggaGAGCGTGCGCTGGCTCGCGAGCAAGGGGCGGCACGACGAGGCGCTGCAGTCGCTGATCTGGGTCAGGGGGGGAGAAGACACCGAGGAGGTTCGCGCTGAGATGGCGGAGATTCTGGATGGAATCAGTGCTGAAGTCGCAGCGACGGAGGGCGTTACGTGGAAGGAGTTGGGTCTTTCTGCGAATCGGTATAGGCTGTTTATTGCCATTACTATTCAGATCTGTATGCGAACCTTTCCGTGCTTTCTATCTTATACTGACTCTTCAGGCGCCCAATGCACCGGAAATACATCACTTGCAT is a window of Aspergillus puulaauensis MK2 DNA, chromosome 4, nearly complete sequence DNA encoding:
- a CDS encoding uncharacterized protein (CAZy:GH18;~COG:G;~EggNog:ENOG410PV3H;~InterPro:IPR036861,IPR011583,IPR029070,IPR001223, IPR017853,IPR018371,IPR018392,IPR001002,IPR001579, IPR036779;~PFAM:PF00704,PF01476;~go_function: GO:0004553 - hydrolase activity, hydrolyzing O-glycosyl compounds [Evidence IEA];~go_function: GO:0008061 - chitin binding [Evidence IEA];~go_process: GO:0005975 - carbohydrate metabolic process [Evidence IEA]) gives rise to the protein MADASSCGSTILFSKYGGSVAAMYAGADVLHSSVSERLEQFGLVRLTLGPDEVESGAQTAQICDAHSQQARTIGLFMASSVDKLSDAQRVLRTWASGECVALANSKTVMTSITGLSASEASKRSYITSFLSNPLAARATCRTIQVAQGDGCGSLASRCGISAANFNKYNNQKGLCANLKPKQHVCCSSGSLPDLRPKPQTDGTCATYTVKDNDNCDDLAVQFGLTKKEIEGFNKATWGWAGCALKRDQVICLSKGNTPMPSAISNAVCGPQKPGTKKPAGDFTGFDLLKLNPCPLNACCSGWGFCGTTEGFCTKSPADSGAPGAFKAGKNGCISNCGMEIKNNDKKPKTFRRVAYYEAFNMNRDCLNMDVREIDDDELTHIHFAFAGLSKDFDITFDEAFEDQFDAFAKMDVSWKKILSFGGWAESTEASTFQRYKDVVKPENREVFANKVAAFAKKHNLDGVDFDWEYPGATDIPGVPGGQGETDNYLGFLKVMKEKLGDRSLSIALPASYWYLKPFPVEKMAKYLDYFIYMTYDLHGQWDYGNQYSNPGCPGGNCLRSHVNKTETHNALAMITKANVPASQVVVGVSSYGRSFGMADPSCTGSMCKFTGSFTKSTAQPGDCTNTGGYISNAELLLLSDNAILGYDGYHAKSWHDDKSDSDIMVYGKDEDAHSWVAYMSDNTKAGRIEWVKNLNFGGVSDWAIDLGDWYNGVDPDDEDSTALLAGGRTFDGCSSDDWPDTLDELNDNLDKIAVECQTQAVVHVLLLQVNEAVKSYQEVSSGDYDDKFKYYAKWVKDGINESLDRFMHGNGSKYMDCEWWGAGPSGSGPCTERRRGSDSGVQYVTWKMREEDKFYKALNEEYGIQKDWIKWVDSDEKLQPCTCPNGGKDCLMCKPHHNKFGELNYNYPRRKDEDEIDVPNPKSVIDASVPNITSLSNTMLSSYFDMRTFTLDADYGDVATSFSMPVFMLEEATEQMEAIKKIGAEVKEAEKKELIMGILTIVFMVIPFAGEATAALGGAAAIARIGFIIGEAGNAALTIADIVDDPSSAPLAIAGLLIGAGAAGRPTRKIFKEAADARRGMPAGTLKLFSQSFQRKDGIVQNIVRKCAA
- a CDS encoding MFS transporter (COG:G;~EggNog:ENOG410Q1QQ;~InterPro:IPR020846,IPR011701,IPR036259;~PFAM:PF07690;~TransMembrane:12 (o135-163i175-197o203-223i235-257o263-287i294-314o370-394i406-427o447-469i481-503o509-531i543-562o);~go_function: GO:0022857 - transmembrane transporter activity [Evidence IEA];~go_process: GO:0055085 - transmembrane transport [Evidence IEA]), yielding MDKELAVTRTDADADIHTPTANEAYSDDTETETDIDIDTDSHTLDHPNSLELSRIETYRLQQKTTVGSTRGPQPRETWLPMGAGKEYPPLLPDPGVFVVEYDSAGDPMHPYNWSLTRRFVLWTWTWPWLGLANEFYRILLVTILSYSTFANSFTSAVFSAAIGAVSSEFHISREAASLGVTLFVLGFAAGPIAWAPMSEVIGRRWPVCIGAFGCGVFTIACATAKDVQTIMLTRFFAGLFAAGPLSVVPAVFADLFAPAQRGIVMSLFCMAVFIGPFAAPFVGGFVAMTLGWRWIMYISAIMVFLGFVLVALWMEETYAPVILVHKAAVLRRQTHNWGIHAKQDEVEVAFVELVRNNFMRPLRMLVTEPILLLVSLYISFVYGLMYALLGAYPVVFQEVYGMNMGVAGLAFIGLIIGELLGGVYILLLQSGYVRKLEANDNQPVPEWRLSPAIVGSVAFSSGLFWFGWCGYRPDIHWMAPVASGLLTGFGIFCIFLQCFNYIVDCYPTLAASTIAANTILRSGVGCAFPLFSRQMMENLGVQWAGTLLGCISAAMIPIPVLFRMYGPWLRRKSTLACASYTKGTKGEV
- a CDS encoding sugar porter family MFS transporter (COG:G;~EggNog:ENOG410PFRN;~InterPro:IPR005829,IPR005828,IPR003663,IPR036259, IPR020846;~PFAM:PF00083,PF07690;~TransMembrane:12 (i12-40o60-77i84-103o109-132i144-162o177-198i265-287o302-324i331-351o371-396i408-427o439-458i);~go_component: GO:0016020 - membrane [Evidence IEA];~go_component: GO:0016021 - integral component of membrane [Evidence IEA];~go_function: GO:0022857 - transmembrane transporter activity [Evidence IEA];~go_process: GO:0055085 - transmembrane transport [Evidence IEA]), which codes for MGKQLGRLRAVFLVSVCCVGSFLFAYDTGIIGGILTLDSFMDSFRYGEDTRADINSNSNSLLQAGAFFSCFFVWPFTKRFGRRWSIALASLIFCVGGIIQVAPTHSIGAFYAARVISGIGVGMATVMVPMYSAEMSPKEIRGQLGSLFQFFFTLGVMTSYWIDYAVEKHVEPSDRQWQIPIGLQLVPAGILGVGMLFLKESVRWLASKGRHDEALQSLIWVRGGEDTEEVRAEMAEILDGISAEVAATEGVTWKELGLSANRYRLFIAITIQICAQCTGNTSLAYYAPQIFGAVGIGANDKLFITGFFGVVKVVACGIFVLFLVERIGRKWSLAIGAFLMGALMLIVAMLAKSFPVDPDSTETATGISPQTAASIAMIYLEAASYNMSWGPVPWLYMSEIFPTRIREIGIAVGTATQWLFNFVFSQATPHAVDNMGWKTFLMFCIFNWAIVVYVFLFIKETTGKSLEEMEDVFNSNLVHFRKDEEHVHVDADADAAVVERPRKV